A portion of the uncultured Bacteroides sp. genome contains these proteins:
- a CDS encoding alpha/beta hydrolase-fold protein has product MKKKLAGLPMPILPTASLNVQTWRSPLSLKRIRIFLLCAFAYCLCSQAQTSIFKAPAGFDIEKANILRGKIDTITYSSKTVGNKRKALVYTPPGFSAKKKYPVLYLLHGIGGDEKEWLNNGHPEIILDNLYAENKLEPMIVVLPNGRAMKDDRASGNIMSPEKVEAFATFEKDLLSDLIPSIEKKYPAIKDRESRAIAGLSMGGGQSLNFGLGNLNEFAWIGGFSSAPNTKTPETLIPNPEIAKKQLKLLWISCGNNDNLMFFSKRTHDYLEKHNVQHIFHVEPGVHDFNVWKNDLYLFSQLLFKPVSTNTINQYTQLGVAASSNVRGAKYPQITPDNRAIFRINAPEAQKIQIDLGKKYDLIKNKDGIWEVMTDSLGEGFHYYSLIIDGVSVADPASETFYGMGRMASGIEIPFKGGDYYAEKNVPHGDIRIQRYYSSVSNSWRKFYIYTPANYEINPNEKYPVLYLLHGGGEDERGWATQGKTDLILDNLIAEKKANPMLIVMLDGNIAPSFSGNFLELFEKELKQCVIPYIEKNYKVKTDSNNRALAGLSMGGMQTLYAGIYNTQLFSSLGVFSSGWLPNQTNISDAQYEYMKNNTALINSNLKQFWIAMGGKEDIAYNNCQTMLSKLDNLKIKYTYYEYPGGHSWPVWRNNLYNFAQLLFK; this is encoded by the coding sequence ATGAAAAAGAAATTAGCCGGCTTACCAATGCCAATTCTGCCAACAGCTTCTTTGAATGTGCAGACTTGGAGATCACCTTTATCCTTGAAACGCATAAGAATTTTCTTGTTATGTGCATTTGCGTATTGCTTGTGTTCACAAGCGCAAACCTCCATTTTCAAAGCTCCTGCAGGTTTTGATATTGAAAAAGCAAATATACTTAGAGGTAAGATAGATACAATTACGTATAGTTCAAAAACTGTAGGCAACAAACGTAAAGCATTAGTTTATACCCCTCCCGGTTTCTCTGCTAAGAAAAAATATCCGGTATTATATCTCTTACACGGAATTGGTGGAGATGAGAAGGAATGGTTAAACAACGGACATCCGGAAATCATTTTGGACAATCTATATGCAGAGAATAAGTTGGAACCAATGATCGTTGTACTTCCAAACGGAAGAGCAATGAAAGATGACCGAGCATCAGGAAATATCATGTCTCCTGAAAAAGTAGAAGCATTCGCTACTTTCGAAAAAGATCTATTAAGTGATTTAATTCCTTCTATTGAGAAAAAATATCCAGCAATAAAAGATCGTGAAAGTCGTGCAATTGCAGGTCTTTCAATGGGAGGAGGACAATCACTCAATTTCGGACTAGGGAATTTGAACGAATTTGCTTGGATTGGAGGCTTTTCATCTGCGCCCAATACCAAAACACCCGAAACATTGATTCCTAATCCGGAAATAGCAAAAAAACAACTGAAATTACTATGGATATCATGTGGGAATAACGACAATTTGATGTTTTTCAGCAAAAGGACACACGACTATCTTGAAAAACACAATGTGCAACATATCTTTCATGTAGAACCGGGAGTACATGACTTCAACGTTTGGAAGAATGATTTGTATCTATTCTCACAATTATTATTTAAACCTGTCAGCACAAACACAATCAATCAATATACTCAATTAGGAGTGGCTGCATCTTCAAATGTAAGAGGAGCTAAATATCCTCAAATCACTCCGGATAATAGAGCCATTTTTCGCATCAATGCTCCTGAAGCACAGAAAATACAGATCGATTTGGGGAAAAAATATGATCTGATTAAAAATAAAGATGGAATATGGGAAGTTATGACAGATTCTTTAGGAGAAGGCTTCCATTACTATTCCCTAATAATTGATGGAGTGTCAGTTGCAGATCCTGCCAGTGAGACATTTTATGGTATGGGTCGAATGGCAAGTGGCATTGAGATTCCTTTTAAAGGAGGAGATTATTATGCGGAAAAAAATGTTCCACATGGAGATATAAGAATTCAACGTTACTACTCTTCCGTGAGCAACTCTTGGCGTAAGTTCTACATTTACACACCAGCCAATTATGAGATCAACCCCAATGAGAAATATCCTGTATTATACCTATTACATGGAGGCGGAGAAGATGAACGCGGATGGGCTACTCAAGGAAAAACTGATTTGATCCTTGATAATTTAATCGCAGAGAAAAAGGCAAACCCCATGCTTATAGTCATGCTTGATGGAAATATAGCACCAAGTTTTAGTGGAAATTTCCTTGAGTTATTTGAGAAAGAATTAAAACAATGTGTCATTCCTTACATAGAGAAGAACTACAAAGTTAAAACGGATTCGAATAATCGCGCATTGGCAGGTTTGTCAATGGGAGGTATGCAAACGCTATATGCAGGCATTTATAACACACAATTATTCTCTTCTTTGGGAGTGTTTAGCTCGGGCTGGTTGCCTAATCAAACAAATATATCAGATGCTCAATACGAGTATATGAAGAATAATACGGCCTTGATTAATAGTAATTTAAAACAGTTTTGGATTGCAATGGGAGGGAAAGAGGATATTGCCTATAACAATTGTCAAACCATGCTTTCAAAACTTGACAATTTAAAAATTAAATATACCTACTATGAATACCCCGGAGGACATAGTTGGCCCGTATGGAGAAATAATCTCTATAATTTTGCTCAGCTATTATTCAAATAA